Part of the Desulfolutivibrio sulfoxidireducens genome is shown below.
CAAAAAATCCCTGGGCGTCTTCGCCGAACCCCGGGCCGTGATCGCCCAGAACCCGGAGGTGGAGATCGTGGAGATGGCCGCCTCGGACGCCTGCTGCGGATGCGGCGGTAGCTTTACGCTCAAGCATTATGATATCTCCGGGCGCATCGGGAAGCGCAAACGCGACGCCGTGGTGGCCTCGGGGGCCTCGGTGGTGACCGCCGGATGCCCGGCCTGTCTGCTGCAGCTAAGCGACATGCTGTCCAAGGCCGGGGACGCCGTGACCGTCATGCATCCCGTGGAAATCTACGCGCAGGCCCTGGACCAAGGCGGTCCGGGGACGGGAGGGAACACGCCGTGAGCGAAGAGGTACTTCTGGACGCCCTATTCCACCCCTCGACCGTGGCCGTGATCGGGGCCTCGGAGAAACCCGGGAAGATCGGGCACACCGTGGTGGCCAACATGATCGAGGCCGGGTTTCCCGGCCGCATCTACCCGGTCAACCCCAAGGCCGACGAGATCCTGGGGCTGCCCGTGGTGAAGGATGTGGCCGACCTGCCCGACGGCCTGGACCTGGCCGTGGTCACCATTCCGGTGGCCGCCGTGCTGCCGGCCATGGAGACCCTGGCCGCGAAAAAACTCAAATCGGCCATCGTCATCACCGCCGGATTCAAGGAGGTGGGCGGCGAGGGCTACTACCTGGAAAAAAGGCTGGCCGAACTGTGCCGGGAACATGGCATAGCACTCATCGGCCCCAACTGCCTCGGCGTGATCAGCACCCCGAGCCAACTCAACGCCTCCTTCGCCGCCGGGCAGCCCGGGGCCGGAAAGATCGCCTTTTTCTCCCAGTCCGGGGCCCTGTGCGTGGCCATCCTGGACTGGGCCCTCAAGGAGAACATCGGGTTTTCCCGGTTCGTGAGCCTGGGCAACAAGGCCGTTTTAAGCGAGTCCCAGATGCTCTCCTTCCTTAGCCAGGACCCGCACACCAACGTCATTCTGGGCTATATCGAAAACGTGGAGCACGGGGCCGATTTCCTGGCCGAGGCGGCCAGGGTCACCCGGGAAAAGCCGGTGATCATGATCAAGTCCGGGACCACGGCCGCCGGGGCCAAGGCCGCCTCGTCCCACACCGGGGCCATCGCCGGTTCGGACCAGGCCTATTCGGCGGCCTTCAAAAAGACCGGCATCATCCGGGCCGGCGATGTGGCCACGCTCTTCAACCTGGCCCAGGCCTTCTCCACCCAGCCCCTGCCCGAGGGTCCGGGGCTCGTCCTGGTGACCAACTCAGGCGGCCCCGGCATCCTGGCCGCCGACGCCTGCGAAAAGTCCACCCTGTCCATGGCCCGCATGAGCCTGGCCACCGTGGAACGGCTGAAATCCTTCCTGCCGGCCTACGCCTCCCTCTACAACCCCGTGGACATCATCGGCGACGCCGATGCCCAACGCTACAAGAAAACCCTGGAGGTCGTGCTCGACGATCCCCAGGTCCACGCCGTGCTGGTGCTTCTGTGCCCCACCTCCGCGGCCCAGATCGTGGAGACGGCCCAGGCCGTCATCGACAACGCCGCCAACTCGGCCAAGCCCGTGTTCGCCTGCTTCATGGGCGGGGTACGCGTGGAGCCGGGCCGCCGGATGCTCCTCGACGCCGGCATCCCCTGCTACGCCTTCCCGGAACCGGCCATAAAAAGCATCGAGTCCATGTACGCCTACAACCAGTGGAAAAAGACCCCGGACCCCCACTATCCGGCCATCTTCGGGAACACCGAGGCGGCGGCGGCGGTCTTGACGGCCGTGCGCGACCGGGGCGAGACCGAGGTGGTCGAATTCCAGGCCCAGGAGGTCCTTCGGGCCTACAACCTGCCCACCCCGAAAACCATCCTGGCCCGTTCCAGCACCGAGGCCGTGGCCGCGGCCGAAAAGATCGGCTACCCGGTGGTCCTTAAAATCGCCTCGCCCCAGGTGTCCCACAAGTCCGACGTGGGCGGGGTCAAGGTCAATCTCGGCGACGAGACCGCCGTGAAAAACGCCTTTCTGGACATCACCGCCCGCACCCAGCGCCTGCGCCCGGACGCCTACATCGCCGGCTGCCTGGTGCAGGAGATGGCCCCCAAGGGGGCCCGCGAGGTGATCATCGGGTTCAAGCGCGACGACCAGTTCGGGCCGCTTCTGATGTTCGGCCTGGGCGGCATCTACGTGGAGATATTAAAGGACATCGCCTTCCGCCTGGCCCCCCTAAGCGTGGAGGACGCCCGCAACATCATCCGGGAGATCAAGTCCTACATGCTGCTCAAGGGCGTACGCGGCGAGCCGCCGGTCAATTTCGCGGCCATCGAGGGCATCCTCTTAAGCATGTCCCGGATCGCCACGGACTTCCCGGACGTCTACGAAGCGGAATTCAACCCCGTTCTGGTCAACCACGAAAAGGCCCTGGTGGCGGACGTGCGCCTGACCCTTCGGGCCTGATGGAGGATATGCCATGACTGGTCTGTATATCGGTTCCACCTCCGGCTATTCGGGGAAAAATCTGCTGGCCCTGGCCCTATGCCTGCGCTTTCGGGAAGACGGCCTGCGCGTGGGCTACATGAAGCCTGTGGGGGCCATGCCCCGGCTCGTGGACGGGGAGCTTGGCGACGACGACGCGCTGTTCATCAACGGCGTCCTGGGACTTGGGGCCTCGCCCACGGACATGACCCCGGTGCCCGTGACCAAGGACTTTCTCATGAAGGCCTTTGCCGGGGAATGCGGGGCGCTCATGCCGGCCATCACCGCCGCCTACCACAAGCTCGCGGCCGACAAGGACGTGATGATCGTCGGGGGGTCGGGCAGCTACCTCTATTCCGGCACCTACTGCGGCGTGGACGGCGTGTCCGTGGCCCGTTCGCTGGGGGCCAAAACGGTCATCGTGGACCGTTACCGGGGCGAGCTCAACTACGACTACCTGGCCGCGGCCAAGCAGGCCGCCGGCGACAACCTCATCGGCGTGATCTTAAACGACGTGCCCGAGCATTTCCGCCCCGAGGTGGACGACCTCATAAAACCCTTCCTGGCCCGCCGGGGCATCGACGTCCTTGGGGTCATCCCCCATGACCCGGTCATGAGCGGCATGCGCGCCGGGGATCTGGCCGAACGCCTGGGCGGCCGGCTGGTGACCATGTCCTCCGGGGTGCACAACCTGGTGGTCAATTTCCTGATCGGGGCCATGAACGTGGAGAATTTCCTGGCCTTTTTCCGCAAGCGCAAGGATGTGGCCGTGATCTGCGGCGGCGACCGCTCGGACCTGCAACTGGTGGCCCTGGAGGGCGGCGCGGCGGCCCTGGTCCTGACCGGCAACCTCTATCCCAACGACATCATCCTGACCAAGGCCGAGGCCGTGGGCGTGCCGGTGATCCTGGCCCGCGACGACACGTTTACCGTGGCCAAGAAGATGGAGACCCTCTTATCCAGCGAAAAACTGCGCGACCCCACCCGGGTGGCCCACGGGGCACGGCTTATCGGCCAGGCCCTGGACTACGCCGGGCTCAAGGCCAAGCTTGGCCTGGCCTAACCGGAGGCGGCCGGAGGCGGGGCTTGTGGGCTTCGCCGCAAATCTCTTCCCGCGAGGAGGCGCTTTGAAATAACGTGATTCTTCCGAAAACGCGGCCATGCGTTTCGGAAACCAGAACAGGCTTTCACCGTTTCTTCGGGACCGGCCGGACCGGAAAACGGATTGCAACCGCATCGTGACAGGTACGCCTTTTTCCTTGGGAAGGGGCGCATGACGTTTGCATCAACCGTTTTACGGAGGTCAACGCACATGACGTGGGTGCAGCAATACCAACCCCTGGGGAATTATGTGGTCTCGGCGCTCGCGGCCGGCATTCCCCTGTACATCCTGTTCTACATGCTGGCCGTCAAACGCGCCGCCGGCCACAAGGCCGCCTTCCTGGGCACCCTGGCCGCCGTGATCCTGGCCATCGCCGCCTGGGGCATGCCCGTGGGCATGGCCATAAACGCCACCCTGTACGGCGCGGCCTTCGGCCTGTTCCCCATCGTGTGGATCGTGGTCACGGCCATCTGGATCTACAACATGACCGTGGAATCCGGGGAGTTCGACATCATCAAGAACTCCCTGGCCCGCATCACCGACGACCGCAGGCTCCAGGCCATCTTCATCGCCTTCGCCTTCGGCTCGTTCATCGAGGGCACGGCCGGGTTCGGCACCCCGGTGGCCATCACCGCGGCCATGCTCGTGGGCCTGGGGTTCAACCCGCTCTACGCCGCCGGCATCTGCCTGATCGCCAACACCGCGCCCGTGGCCTTCGGGGCCATCGGCATCCCCATCGTGGTCGCGGCCCAGGTCACGGACCTCGACCTCATGCGCATAAGCCAGATCGTCGGCCGCCAGTTGCCCCTTTTGTCGGTCATCGTGCCCTTGTGGCTCTCCGTGACCATGTGCGGCTTCAAACGCTCCATTGAGGTCCTGCCGGCCATCATCGTCGCGGGCGTGTGCTTCGCCGGCTCCCAGTTCATCGTCTCCAACTATGTCGGCCCGTACCTGCCGGACATCATCTCGGCCATCGTGACCATCATCGGCCTGGGGCTTTTCCTTCGCGTCTGGAAGCCCAAAAACGTCTGGCACTTCCCGGACGAGCCGCCGCCCGACGCCAAGCTCATGGCCACCCAGTTCACCGCCGCCGAGGTGCTGCGGGCCTGGACCCCGTACATCATCCTGGCCGTCATGGTCTTTTTGTGGGGGCTTGATTCGGTCAAGGCCATCCTCAACCCCGTAAGCATCAAGTTCTCCTGGCCCGGACTGCACAACCTGGTGGTCAAGACCGCGCCCATCGTGGCCAAGGACACCCCTTACGCCGCGGTCTACACCCTGAACTTCCTGTCCGCCGCCGGCACGGCCATCCTCATCTCCGGCCTGATCTCGGTGCTCTTCATCCCGGGCTACGGCTACGGCAAGGCCATGGCCTGCTTCAAGCGCACCCTCTTCCAACTGCGCTACCCCATCCTGACCATCTCCATGATCCTGGGCCTGGCCTACATCATGAACTACTCGGGCATGAGCTCCTCCATGGGCCTGGCCTTCACCGCCACGGGCGCGCTCTTCCCGTTCTTCGCGCCCATCCTCGGATGGCTCGGCGTGTTTTTGACCGGCTCGGACACCTCGTCCAACGCCCTGTTCGGCGCCCTGCAAAAGACCACCGCCCAGCAGATCGGTGTGGACCCGGCCCTGACCGTGGCCGCCAACTCCTCGGGTGGCGTCACCGGCAAGATGATCTCGCCCCAGTCCATCTCCGTGGCCACGGCGGCCTCGAACATGGTCGGCCACGAGGGCGACATCTTCCGCTTCACCCTCAAGCACTCCATCGCCATGCTCCTGGTCATCTCGGTCTTGACCCTGCTTCAGGCCTATGCGCTGAAGTGGATGCTGCCCTAACCCGCATCGCCAAACCCGGTCCGGACGCCCCCGCGTCCGGACCGGCCCCCCTTCAAGGATCCCACATGGACGCCCCCGCCGATCTTGTCGAACTCTTTAGGACCAAGGCAGAGATGGTCTCGGCCGTGACCCTGCGGGCCGCCGACATGCCCACGGCCCTGGCCTACGTGGTCGACGCCTGCGAAAAAAAGGACGCCTGCAAGCTGCTCCTCTCCGGCTGCGAGGCGGCCCTGTCCGCGCCGGCCGCCGAACTGTGCGAAACCATCACCACAAAAACCATCGCCGCCCCGGA
Proteins encoded:
- the acs gene encoding acetate--CoA ligase alpha subunit gives rise to the protein MSEEVLLDALFHPSTVAVIGASEKPGKIGHTVVANMIEAGFPGRIYPVNPKADEILGLPVVKDVADLPDGLDLAVVTIPVAAVLPAMETLAAKKLKSAIVITAGFKEVGGEGYYLEKRLAELCREHGIALIGPNCLGVISTPSQLNASFAAGQPGAGKIAFFSQSGALCVAILDWALKENIGFSRFVSLGNKAVLSESQMLSFLSQDPHTNVILGYIENVEHGADFLAEAARVTREKPVIMIKSGTTAAGAKAASSHTGAIAGSDQAYSAAFKKTGIIRAGDVATLFNLAQAFSTQPLPEGPGLVLVTNSGGPGILAADACEKSTLSMARMSLATVERLKSFLPAYASLYNPVDIIGDADAQRYKKTLEVVLDDPQVHAVLVLLCPTSAAQIVETAQAVIDNAANSAKPVFACFMGGVRVEPGRRMLLDAGIPCYAFPEPAIKSIESMYAYNQWKKTPDPHYPAIFGNTEAAAAVLTAVRDRGETEVVEFQAQEVLRAYNLPTPKTILARSSTEAVAAAEKIGYPVVLKIASPQVSHKSDVGGVKVNLGDETAVKNAFLDITARTQRLRPDAYIAGCLVQEMAPKGAREVIIGFKRDDQFGPLLMFGLGGIYVEILKDIAFRLAPLSVEDARNIIREIKSYMLLKGVRGEPPVNFAAIEGILLSMSRIATDFPDVYEAEFNPVLVNHEKALVADVRLTLRA
- a CDS encoding phosphotransacetylase family protein, whose product is MTGLYIGSTSGYSGKNLLALALCLRFREDGLRVGYMKPVGAMPRLVDGELGDDDALFINGVLGLGASPTDMTPVPVTKDFLMKAFAGECGALMPAITAAYHKLAADKDVMIVGGSGSYLYSGTYCGVDGVSVARSLGAKTVIVDRYRGELNYDYLAAAKQAAGDNLIGVILNDVPEHFRPEVDDLIKPFLARRGIDVLGVIPHDPVMSGMRAGDLAERLGGRLVTMSSGVHNLVVNFLIGAMNVENFLAFFRKRKDVAVICGGDRSDLQLVALEGGAAALVLTGNLYPNDIILTKAEAVGVPVILARDDTFTVAKKMETLLSSEKLRDPTRVAHGARLIGQALDYAGLKAKLGLA
- a CDS encoding L-lactate permease; the encoded protein is MTWVQQYQPLGNYVVSALAAGIPLYILFYMLAVKRAAGHKAAFLGTLAAVILAIAAWGMPVGMAINATLYGAAFGLFPIVWIVVTAIWIYNMTVESGEFDIIKNSLARITDDRRLQAIFIAFAFGSFIEGTAGFGTPVAITAAMLVGLGFNPLYAAGICLIANTAPVAFGAIGIPIVVAAQVTDLDLMRISQIVGRQLPLLSVIVPLWLSVTMCGFKRSIEVLPAIIVAGVCFAGSQFIVSNYVGPYLPDIISAIVTIIGLGLFLRVWKPKNVWHFPDEPPPDAKLMATQFTAAEVLRAWTPYIILAVMVFLWGLDSVKAILNPVSIKFSWPGLHNLVVKTAPIVAKDTPYAAVYTLNFLSAAGTAILISGLISVLFIPGYGYGKAMACFKRTLFQLRYPILTISMILGLAYIMNYSGMSSSMGLAFTATGALFPFFAPILGWLGVFLTGSDTSSNALFGALQKTTAQQIGVDPALTVAANSSGGVTGKMISPQSISVATAASNMVGHEGDIFRFTLKHSIAMLLVISVLTLLQAYALKWMLP